In Candidatus Tanganyikabacteria bacterium, a genomic segment contains:
- a CDS encoding ATP-binding protein, whose product MTTKTTSPDELRRELARRLGLYGLLARWDELGDQPWVTMLLDCEEVERQRRSLERRIRDAHIGTFKPMCDYDWDWPTEIDRAQIEDLFTFQFIAEGANAILVGSNGLGKSMIAQNLAHQALLRGYTVLYTSASAMLNELAAQDTAAALSRKLKHYCAPQLLQIDEVGYLEYDNRYADLLFQVVSRRYESRRSIGITTNRVFAEWNQVFPNSACVVTLIDRLIHRAEISQIVGESYRLKEAKERAAERTAKRKKSRKEKQES is encoded by the coding sequence ATGACCACAAAGACGACCTCACCAGACGAACTCCGGCGAGAACTGGCCCGCCGCCTCGGCCTCTATGGCCTGCTGGCACGCTGGGATGAACTGGGGGACCAGCCCTGGGTCACCATGCTGCTCGACTGCGAGGAGGTAGAACGGCAACGCCGCAGTCTGGAACGCCGGATCCGCGACGCCCACATCGGGACCTTCAAGCCCATGTGCGACTACGACTGGGACTGGCCGACCGAAATAGACCGGGCGCAGATCGAGGACCTGTTCACTTTCCAGTTCATCGCCGAGGGGGCCAACGCGATTCTCGTGGGCTCAAATGGCCTGGGTAAATCCATGATCGCCCAGAACCTCGCCCACCAGGCCCTCTTGCGCGGTTACACGGTCCTCTACACCTCCGCCAGCGCCATGCTCAACGAGCTGGCCGCCCAGGATACCGCGGCCGCGCTCTCGCGCAAGCTCAAGCACTACTGCGCGCCCCAGCTCCTCCAGATCGACGAGGTGGGCTACCTGGAATACGACAACCGCTACGCCGATCTCCTCTTCCAGGTCGTGAGCCGGCGCTACGAGAGCCGTCGATCCATCGGGATCACGACCAACCGAGTGTTTGCCGAATGGAATCAGGTCTTCCCAAACTCCGCCTGCGTCGTGACCCTGATCGACCGCCTCATCCACCGCGCCGAGATTTCACAGATCGTCGGCGAGTCCTATCGCCTCAAGGAGGCCAAGGAACGCGCCGCCGAGCGCACGGCCAAGCGCAAGAAGAGCCGGAAGGAGAAGCAGGAGTCATGA